Proteins from one Impatiens glandulifera chromosome 2, dImpGla2.1, whole genome shotgun sequence genomic window:
- the LOC124927903 gene encoding vesicle-associated protein 1-2-like isoform X1 gives MTSEQELLTIEPLELKFPLELKKQISSSFQLLNKTDNFVAFKVKTTNPKKYSVRPNSGIVQPRSTCAVVVTMQALKEAPPDLQCKDRFLVQSVVANPGAVPKDVNAEMFDREAGKHVEESRLKVIYLSPHKPPSPVPEESEEGSPPRSFESEGGHSSHSEGVTASRDHKEIHDSSNESKTLYLKLAEEKTYAVEQNKRLRQELEMLKRGQAKTSGRIPILYVLLIGLIGLLLGYYMKS, from the exons ATGACTTCCGAGCAGGAGCTTCTCACTATCGAGCCTCTCGAGCTAAAGTTTCCCT TGGAGCTTAAGAAACAGATCTCGTCTTCTTTTCAATTGCTAAACAAGACCGATAATTTCGTTGCTTTCAAG GTGAAGACAACTAATCCTAAGAAGTATTCCGTCCGACCTAACAGTGGCATTGTGCAGCCTCGTTCAACCTGCGCTGTTGTAG TTACTATGCAGGCCCTAAAAGAGGCACCCCCAGATTTGCAATGCAAGGACAGATTTCTCGTCCAAAGTGTTGTTGCAAATCCAGGTGCCGTCCCAAAGGATGTTAATGCAGAGATG TTTGACAGGGAGGCAGGGAAGCATGTTGAGGAGTCTAGATTGAAAGTTATTTATCTTTCCCCACATAAGCCACCATCGCCAGTTCCAGAAGAATCTGAGGAAGGATCTCCACCTAGGTCATTTGAGTCTGAAGGTGGACATTCCAGTCATTCTGAAGGAGTAACT GCTTCAAGAGATCATAAGGAGATTCATGACAGCAGCAATGAG TCAAAGACCCTTTACTTAAAGTTGGCTGAAGAGAAGACTTATGCAGTTGAGCAAAACAAAAGACTTCGTCAAGAACTG GAAATGCTGAAGCGTGGACAAGCAAAAACGAGTGGAAGAATTCCAATATTGTATGTATTGCTTATTGGGCTGATTGGACTTCTTTTGGGATACTATATGAAGAGTTAG
- the LOC124927030 gene encoding luc7-like protein 3 isoform X2 encodes MYMVRFCPHDLFVNTKSDLGVCPKIHDPKLKESFEKSMRHDQYVPKFEAELAYFCEKLVSDLDKKVRRGRERLDQEMEPPPALPISAEKSEQLSVLEEKIKNLLEQVETLGEAGKVDEAEALMRKVDVLNIEKSILMKPLNDKLMQAQEKKMALCDICGSFLIANDAAERTVSHVIGKQHIGYGMVRDFLAEYKAEKDKAKEEQRSIREKEAEERRKQKDENEKRGRVDSSYKERERYRDQDRERDRSGRERRDREMSHERNGRGSSRGQDWKHNNNYRDGGRDRRRDRDRHRSRSHSPVSRGNRNSSKSPVRQL; translated from the exons ATGTATATGGTTCGCTTTTGCCCTCATGATCTTTTTGTCAACACAAAGAGTGATCTCG GAGTGTGCCCAAAGATCCATGATCCAAAATTGAAAGAAAG CTTTGAGAAGTCCATGAGACATGATCAATATGTGCCAAAGTTTGAAGCAGAGCTGGCTTATTTCTGTGAGAAGTTG GTGTCGGACTTGGATAAAAAGGTTAGACGTGGACGTGAACGTCTTGATCAAGAAATGGAACCTCCCCCAGCTCTCCCTATCTCAGCAGAAAAATCTGAGCAGTTATCAGTGCTGGAGGAAAAGATAAAGAACTTACTGGAACAAGTGGAAACTCTGGGTGAAGCTGGGAAGGTGGATGAAGCTGAAGCACTCATGAGAAAG GTTGATGTCCTTAATATTGAAAAATCTATCTTGATGAAACCCCTGAACGATAAATTAATGCAAGCACAAGAGAAGAAAATGGCTTTATGTGATATATGTGGTTCCTTTTTAATTGCAAATGATGCTGCAGAGAGGACAGTGTCTCATGTCATTGGAAAACAGCACATTGGGTATGGCATGGTTAGGGATTTCCTTGCAGAATACAAG GCTGAAAAGGATAAGGCCAAGGAAGAGCAAAGGTCAATTAGGGAAAAAGAGGCTGAAGAAAGGAGGAAACAAAAGGATGAGAATGAGAAAAGAGGTCGAGTTGATTCTTCATATAAGGAGCGGGAGAGGTATCGTGATCAAGATCGAGAGAGGGATAGAAGCGGCAGGGAGAGAAGGGACCGCGAAATGTCTCATGAGAGGAATGGTAGAGGAAGCAGCCGAGGACAGGACTGGAAACATAACAACAACTACAGAGACGGAGGAAGGGATAGGCGTCGTGATCGTGATCGACATAGGAGCAGGTCACATTCCCCTGTTAGTCGTGGTAATAGGAATTCATCGAAGAGTCCAGTTCGTCAGTTATAA
- the LOC124925322 gene encoding conserved oligomeric Golgi complex subunit 7: MMVDLASFSDEKFDSKKWINAACQQGRHPQDPVEKHLVDLEMKLQIISEEIAASLEEQSSAALLRVPRASRDVIRLRDDALSLRTSVASILLKLKKAEGSSAESIATLAKVDTVKRRMEAAFETLQDAAGLTQLSATVEDVFASGDLPRAAETLANMRHCLSAVGEVAEFANIRKQLEVLEDRLDTMVQPRLTDALTNGKVNIAQDMRSILIQIGRFKSLEQHYAKVHLKPIKQVWEDFESRRVSKTGNGKTEAERLAGHEVASSLPMVPFSSWLPNFYDEFLLYLEQEWKWCMAAFPDDYKVLVPKLLIETMTGISTNFTSRINLATGGVVSETKALAKGILDILSGDMPKGIKLTTKHLEALIELHNMTGTFSMNIQHLFSDSDLQILLETFKAVYLPYETFKKKYVQMERAILSGEIAGVDLRGAVVRGVGGQGVELSETVRRMEESIPQVILLLEAAVERCISFTGGSEVDELILALDDIMLQYILALQETLKSLRVVCGVDAIVGSDVNSKKETGIERKDVPRKAESSSNEEEWSIVQGALQILTVADCLTSRSSVFEASLRATLARVRTSLSLSVFRSSVDQYNPTTAGKAALDVAAVRLLDAPQKARKLFNILEQSKDPRFHSLPVASQRVVAFAETVNELVYDVLISKVRQRLKDVSSMTIWGSVEEASARHLPSFSAYPQGYVTSVGEYLLTLPQQLEPLAEGISSESITDDAQFFATEWMFKVAEGATGLFMEQLRGIQYISDRGAQQLSADIDYLSNVLSALSMPIPPVLSTFQTCLSTPRDQLKDFVKTDSGEQLDLPTANLVCKMRRVNQD, translated from the exons ATGATGGTGGATCTGGCATCGTTCTCGGACGAGAAATTCGATTCGAAGAAATGGATTAACGCCGCATGCCAGCAAGGGCGCCATCCTCAGGATCCTGTGGAGAAGCACTTGGTGGATCTCGAAATGAAGCTCCAGATAATATCAGAAGAGATCGCCGCCTCTCTTGAGGAACAGAGCTCCGCCGCTCTCCTTCGAGTCCCTCGCGCCTCTCGCGACGTCATCCGCCTACGTGATGACGCTCTATCTCTTCGCACTTCCGTCGCCTCTATCCTTCTTAAGCTCAAGAAG GCAGAGGGATCTTCTGCAGAATCAATTGCTACATTGGCAAAAGTAGATACAGTAAAGCGAAGGATGGAAGCTGCTTTTGAAACTTTGCAG GATGCAGCCGGATTAACTCAACTGAGTGCAACTGTGGAGGATGTTTTTGCTAGTGGCGATCTTCCTCGAGCAGCAGAAACCTTGGCCAACATGAGGCACTGCTTGTCTGCGGTTGGAGAG GTTGCCGAATTTGCAAACATAAGGAAACAACTTGAAGTATTGGAGGATCGATTAGACACAATGGTTCAGCCACGCTTGACTGATGCTTTAACTAACGGCAAG GTTAATATTGCTCAAGACATGCGGAGCATTCTTATTCAGATTGGAAGGTTCAAGTCATTGGAGCAGCACTATGCTAAAGTCCACCTAAAGCCTATAAAGCAGGTCTGGGAAGATTTTGAGTCACGTAGAGTTAGTAAAACTGGAAATGGGAAAACTGAAGCTGAAAGGTTAGCTGGTCATGAAGTAGCATCAAGCTTGCCCATGGTGCCATTCTCTAGCTGGTTACCGAATTTCTATGACGAATTCCTACTATATTTGGAACAAGAATGGAAGTG GTGTATGGCCGCTTTTCCTGATGATTATAAAGTACTTGTTCCGAAGCTACTAATTGAGACAATGACAGGTATAAGTACCAACTTCACGTCTCGTATAAACCTAGCTACAGGAGGTGTGGTTTCTGAGACAAAAGCACTAGCCAAAG GCATACTGGATATCCTTTCTGGAGACATGCCTAAAGGGATAAAACTTACGACTAAACATCTAGAAGCACTCATCGAGTTACACAACATGACGGGAACATTTTCAATGAACATCCAACATCTGTTTTCAGATTCCGATCTTCAGATTTTGCTGGAGACATTTAAAGCCGTTTACCTCCCTTACGAAACATTTAAGAAGAA GTATGTACAGATGGAGCGTGCAATTCTGTCAGGTGAGATTGCGGGAGTAGATCTGAGAGGAGCAGTTGTGAGAGGCGTGGGAGGCCAGGGAGTTGAGCTTAGTGAAACAGTTAGAAGAATGGAGGAATCCATTCCACAAGTGATTCTTCTTCTTGAAGCAGCTGTGGAGAGGTGCATCAGTTTTACTGGTGGTTCAGAAGTGGATGAACTGATTCTCGCCCTGGACGATATCatgttacaatatattttaGCATTACAAGAAACATTGAAATCACTGAGAGTAGTCTGTGGAGTGGATGCTATTGTTGGAAGTGATGTGAATTCAAAGAAAGAGACTGGGATAGAAAGAAAGGATGTTCCTCGTAAGGCCGAGTCAAGCTCAAACGAGGAGGAGTGGTCCATTGTCCAAGGTGCTCTTCAGATTCTCACAGTTGCGGATTGCTTAACAAGCAGATCTTCTGTTTTCGAAGCTTCTTTGAGAGCTACACTTGCTAGGGTTAGAACGAGCCTATCCCTTTCAGTATTTCGTTCAAGTGTAGACCAATATAACCCGACGACTGCTGGAAAGGCTGCACTGGATGTTGCAGCAGTACGACTTCTTGATGCACCTCAAAAGGCTAGAAAGCTCTTCAATATTCTTGAACAG TCAAAAGATCCGCGGTTCCATTCGCTTCCAGTGGCGTCACAAAGAGTGGTAGCATTTGCAGAAACAGTGAATGAACTTGTTTATGATGTTCTAATATCGAAAGTTCGTCAAAGGCTGAAGGACGTATCTAGTATGACAATATGGGGTTCGGTTGAAGAAGCGAGTGCTCGTCATTTGCCGAGCTTTAGCGCGTACCCTCAGGGCTATGTGACAAGTGTTGGTGAATACTTGCTCACTTTGCCCCAACAGCTTGAACCACTTGCCGAGGGCATATCAAGTGAAAGTATCACAGATGATGCACAATTCTTTGCAACCGAGTGGATGTTCAAG GTAGCTGAGGGTGCTACGGGTCTTTTCATGGAGCAACTGCGGGGGATTCAGTATATATCAGACCGTGGAGCTCAGCAACTTTCGGCTGATATTGACTATCTGAGCAATGTGCTTTCTGCATTATCAATGCCTATACCTCCAGTGCTCTCTACTTTTCAAACATGCTTATCAACACCGAGAGATCAGCTTAAGGATTTTGTGAAAACCGACTCTGGCGAACAACTTGACCTTCCCACTGCTAATCTTGTTTGCAAAATGAGGCGCGTAAACCAGGACTAG
- the LOC124927903 gene encoding vesicle-associated protein 1-1-like isoform X2, with translation MTSEQELLTIEPLELKFPLELKKQISSSFQLLNKTDNFVAFKVKTTNPKKYSVRPNSGIVQPRSTCAVVVTMQALKEAPPDLQCKDRFLVQSVVANPGAVPKDVNAEMFDREAGKHVEESRLKVIYLSPHKPPSPVPEESEEGSPPRSFESEGGHSSHSEGVTSKTLYLKLAEEKTYAVEQNKRLRQELEMLKRGQAKTSGRIPILYVLLIGLIGLLLGYYMKS, from the exons ATGACTTCCGAGCAGGAGCTTCTCACTATCGAGCCTCTCGAGCTAAAGTTTCCCT TGGAGCTTAAGAAACAGATCTCGTCTTCTTTTCAATTGCTAAACAAGACCGATAATTTCGTTGCTTTCAAG GTGAAGACAACTAATCCTAAGAAGTATTCCGTCCGACCTAACAGTGGCATTGTGCAGCCTCGTTCAACCTGCGCTGTTGTAG TTACTATGCAGGCCCTAAAAGAGGCACCCCCAGATTTGCAATGCAAGGACAGATTTCTCGTCCAAAGTGTTGTTGCAAATCCAGGTGCCGTCCCAAAGGATGTTAATGCAGAGATG TTTGACAGGGAGGCAGGGAAGCATGTTGAGGAGTCTAGATTGAAAGTTATTTATCTTTCCCCACATAAGCCACCATCGCCAGTTCCAGAAGAATCTGAGGAAGGATCTCCACCTAGGTCATTTGAGTCTGAAGGTGGACATTCCAGTCATTCTGAAGGAGTAACT TCAAAGACCCTTTACTTAAAGTTGGCTGAAGAGAAGACTTATGCAGTTGAGCAAAACAAAAGACTTCGTCAAGAACTG GAAATGCTGAAGCGTGGACAAGCAAAAACGAGTGGAAGAATTCCAATATTGTATGTATTGCTTATTGGGCTGATTGGACTTCTTTTGGGATACTATATGAAGAGTTAG
- the LOC124927030 gene encoding luc7-like protein 3 isoform X1 → MDAQRALLDELMGAARNLTEEEKRGFKEVTWNDREACTMYMVRFCPHDLFVNTKSDLGVCPKIHDPKLKESFEKSMRHDQYVPKFEAELAYFCEKLVSDLDKKVRRGRERLDQEMEPPPALPISAEKSEQLSVLEEKIKNLLEQVETLGEAGKVDEAEALMRKVDVLNIEKSILMKPLNDKLMQAQEKKMALCDICGSFLIANDAAERTVSHVIGKQHIGYGMVRDFLAEYKAEKDKAKEEQRSIREKEAEERRKQKDENEKRGRVDSSYKERERYRDQDRERDRSGRERRDREMSHERNGRGSSRGQDWKHNNNYRDGGRDRRRDRDRHRSRSHSPVSRGNRNSSKSPVRQL, encoded by the exons ATGGATGCGCAGAGAGCTTTATTGGATGAGCTTATGGGTGCAG CCCGTAATCTCACCGAAGAAGAGAAAAGAGGGTTCAAGGAAGTCACTTGGAATGATAGGGAGGCTTGTACCATGTATATGGTTCGCTTTTGCCCTCATGATCTTTTTGTCAACACAAAGAGTGATCTCG GAGTGTGCCCAAAGATCCATGATCCAAAATTGAAAGAAAG CTTTGAGAAGTCCATGAGACATGATCAATATGTGCCAAAGTTTGAAGCAGAGCTGGCTTATTTCTGTGAGAAGTTG GTGTCGGACTTGGATAAAAAGGTTAGACGTGGACGTGAACGTCTTGATCAAGAAATGGAACCTCCCCCAGCTCTCCCTATCTCAGCAGAAAAATCTGAGCAGTTATCAGTGCTGGAGGAAAAGATAAAGAACTTACTGGAACAAGTGGAAACTCTGGGTGAAGCTGGGAAGGTGGATGAAGCTGAAGCACTCATGAGAAAG GTTGATGTCCTTAATATTGAAAAATCTATCTTGATGAAACCCCTGAACGATAAATTAATGCAAGCACAAGAGAAGAAAATGGCTTTATGTGATATATGTGGTTCCTTTTTAATTGCAAATGATGCTGCAGAGAGGACAGTGTCTCATGTCATTGGAAAACAGCACATTGGGTATGGCATGGTTAGGGATTTCCTTGCAGAATACAAG GCTGAAAAGGATAAGGCCAAGGAAGAGCAAAGGTCAATTAGGGAAAAAGAGGCTGAAGAAAGGAGGAAACAAAAGGATGAGAATGAGAAAAGAGGTCGAGTTGATTCTTCATATAAGGAGCGGGAGAGGTATCGTGATCAAGATCGAGAGAGGGATAGAAGCGGCAGGGAGAGAAGGGACCGCGAAATGTCTCATGAGAGGAATGGTAGAGGAAGCAGCCGAGGACAGGACTGGAAACATAACAACAACTACAGAGACGGAGGAAGGGATAGGCGTCGTGATCGTGATCGACATAGGAGCAGGTCACATTCCCCTGTTAGTCGTGGTAATAGGAATTCATCGAAGAGTCCAGTTCGTCAGTTATAA